The following proteins are co-located in the Polymorphospora rubra genome:
- a CDS encoding serine hydrolase domain-containing protein — MRTSGSAGLSADRLGRLRRVLTGHVEGGTVPGLVALVSRRDEVHVEAVGTTAVDGDTPMRRDTIFRITSMTKPVTAVAAMILVEECVLRLDDPVDRWLPELADRRVLNRVDGPLDDTVPAERPLTLRDLLTMRMGFGHPMVAPRSTPIMKAEDDAGLRTFGPPKPSTSHPPDVWMRELGALPLMRQPGEAWLYDTAYHVLGVLIARACGQPLEAFLRERIFEPLGMPDTGFSVPADRLDRFTECYEVGADGLTPHDGIVDSQWSRPPAFPDAAGGLVSTVDDYLAFGRMLLGNGRYRRGPRILSRPAVETMTANHLTPEQLAGADVFLGDNRGWGFGVSMVTARDDISAVPGRYGWDGGYGTSWASDPREELIGIVLTQRLATAEPSPVHADFWTTAYQAIDD; from the coding sequence ATGAGGACCTCGGGCTCCGCCGGCCTGTCCGCGGACCGGCTCGGCCGGCTCCGCCGGGTGCTGACCGGACACGTCGAAGGCGGCACCGTTCCCGGTCTCGTCGCCCTGGTGAGCCGTCGCGACGAGGTCCACGTCGAGGCGGTCGGCACCACGGCCGTCGACGGCGACACACCGATGCGCCGCGACACCATCTTCCGGATCACCTCGATGACCAAGCCGGTCACCGCCGTCGCCGCGATGATCCTGGTCGAGGAGTGCGTCCTGCGGCTGGACGACCCGGTCGACCGGTGGCTGCCCGAACTCGCCGACCGGCGGGTGCTCAACCGGGTCGACGGCCCGCTCGACGACACCGTGCCGGCCGAGCGGCCGCTCACCCTGCGCGACCTGCTCACCATGCGGATGGGCTTCGGACACCCGATGGTCGCACCACGGTCGACGCCGATCATGAAGGCCGAGGACGACGCCGGGCTACGGACCTTCGGCCCGCCGAAACCGTCCACGTCGCACCCGCCCGACGTGTGGATGCGCGAACTCGGGGCGCTGCCGCTGATGCGCCAGCCCGGCGAGGCGTGGCTCTACGACACCGCCTACCACGTGCTCGGCGTCCTGATCGCCCGCGCCTGCGGGCAGCCGCTCGAGGCGTTCCTGCGGGAGCGGATCTTCGAGCCGCTCGGCATGCCCGACACCGGATTCAGCGTGCCGGCCGACCGGCTCGACCGGTTCACCGAGTGCTACGAGGTCGGCGCCGACGGCCTCACGCCGCACGACGGGATCGTCGACAGCCAGTGGAGCCGCCCACCGGCGTTCCCGGACGCGGCCGGCGGCCTGGTGTCCACGGTGGACGACTACCTGGCGTTCGGGCGGATGCTGCTCGGAAACGGCCGCTACCGCCGTGGGCCGCGCATCCTGTCCCGCCCGGCGGTCGAGACGATGACCGCCAACCACCTCACACCGGAGCAACTGGCCGGTGCCGACGTCTTCCTCGGCGACAACCGCGGCTGGGGCTTCGGCGTATCCATGGTCACCGCGCGCGACGACATCTCCGCCGTACCCGGTCGGTACGGTTGGGACGGCGGATACGGCACGTCGTGGGCGTCGGATCCGCGCGAGGAACTCATCGGCATCGTCCTCACCCAGCGCCTGGCCACCGCCGAGCCGTCCCCCGTACACGCCGACTTCTGGACCACGGCCTACCAGGCCATCGACGACTGA
- a CDS encoding TIGR04282 family arsenosugar biosynthesis glycosyltransferase, whose product MLVVAKAPVPGRVKTRLCPPAGPEQAAWIAAAALLDTIEVVSAVPDVVPVLALEGELSAAVGSGPIVEALDGWTVLAQRGRDLSERLAAAHADAADRYPGSAVLQIGMDTPQVTVAMLTEALDRLGGGVPAVLGPAHDGGWWALGLCEPEHAEVLCGVPMSRSDTADRTLAALHGRDLAVGILPSLSDVDNMADAVAVAAAVPDGRFAAAVRAVVAPEVSTAPLGAVPTVPAADRPAAAPRLAAW is encoded by the coding sequence CTGCTGGTGGTGGCGAAGGCGCCGGTGCCGGGACGGGTCAAGACGAGGTTGTGCCCGCCGGCGGGTCCGGAGCAGGCGGCGTGGATCGCGGCGGCCGCGCTGCTCGACACGATCGAGGTGGTTTCGGCGGTGCCGGACGTGGTGCCGGTGCTGGCGCTGGAGGGCGAGTTGTCCGCCGCGGTCGGGTCGGGGCCGATTGTCGAGGCGCTGGACGGTTGGACGGTGCTCGCCCAGCGGGGCAGGGATCTGTCGGAGCGGCTGGCGGCCGCGCACGCCGACGCCGCGGACCGGTATCCGGGGTCGGCGGTGTTGCAGATCGGTATGGACACCCCGCAGGTGACGGTGGCGATGCTGACCGAGGCGCTGGACCGGTTGGGGGGTGGGGTCCCGGCGGTGCTCGGTCCGGCCCACGACGGTGGCTGGTGGGCGCTGGGGCTGTGCGAGCCGGAGCACGCCGAGGTGTTGTGCGGGGTGCCGATGTCGCGGTCGGACACCGCCGACCGGACGCTGGCCGCGCTGCACGGGCGGGACCTGGCGGTCGGCATCCTGCCAAGTCTGTCCGATGTGGACAACATGGCGGACGCGGTGGCGGTGGCGGCCGCGGTGCCCGACGGCCGGTTCGCGGCGGCGGTGCGCGCGGTCGTCGCGCCGGAGGTGTCGACGGCGCCGTTGGGGGCGGTGCCGACCGTGCCGGCGGCGGACCGGCCGGCCGCCGCGCCGCGGCTGGCGGCCTGGTGA
- a CDS encoding DUF4276 family protein, translating into MTEVRIATIVEGQGEVAAVPELVRRVVAEIDPGIWVNSPPPFRIGRDSLIRPGGIERAVEALVERVGPSAGVLVLLDADDDCPAKLGPELVLRANQARSDVTVATVLANREFEAWFLAAAPSLSGLRGLGPNLQRPANLETIRDCKGWLSTRRTDGRSYKPSADQAALAARFDLRMARENAPSFDKFWRDLRRLVTEGGGSGRESRTVPAGGG; encoded by the coding sequence GTGACAGAGGTACGGATCGCCACCATCGTCGAGGGGCAGGGTGAAGTCGCCGCCGTACCGGAGTTGGTTCGTCGGGTAGTCGCCGAGATCGACCCCGGCATCTGGGTCAACTCCCCGCCGCCCTTCCGGATCGGCCGCGATTCCCTGATCCGCCCCGGCGGTATCGAACGCGCTGTCGAGGCGCTGGTCGAACGCGTCGGCCCGTCGGCAGGCGTGCTGGTGCTGCTCGACGCCGACGACGACTGCCCGGCAAAGCTCGGACCGGAACTCGTACTCCGCGCGAACCAGGCACGAAGCGACGTCACGGTCGCGACGGTGCTGGCGAATCGGGAGTTCGAAGCCTGGTTTCTTGCGGCCGCACCGTCCCTGTCCGGGCTGCGCGGTCTCGGGCCGAACCTCCAGCGACCCGCCAACCTCGAGACCATCCGGGACTGCAAGGGGTGGCTGAGCACGCGGCGCACCGACGGCAGGTCCTACAAGCCGTCGGCCGATCAGGCCGCCCTGGCCGCAAGGTTCGACCTGCGGATGGCCCGGGAGAACGCACCGTCGTTCGACAAGTTCTGGCGTGACCTGCGCCGGCTCGTCACCGAGGGCGGCGGTAGCGGCCGGGAGTCCCGGACGGTCCCGGCAGGTGGTGGGTAG
- a CDS encoding TetR/AcrR family transcriptional regulator → MSTSSGSRASYHHGSLRQALVDGAHQLLVENGEAGFSLNNLARRLGVSTAAPYRHFADRDALLATVAEQGYAKLDTALRSAAGGSAEPAEQLLQMGVAYLSFATENPALFGIMFRPRPDGENEADTAPFEVLVDVVGSAQLAGCLRGDVPPRILARTIWATVHGLSSIVLAGGLATLKLDDTPQQLAMDTLRTFLREEPRPDR, encoded by the coding sequence ATGTCGACCAGCTCCGGAAGCCGCGCCTCGTACCACCACGGGTCGCTGCGCCAGGCACTGGTCGACGGCGCCCACCAGCTGCTGGTGGAGAACGGGGAGGCCGGCTTCAGCCTCAACAACCTGGCCCGCCGGCTCGGCGTGAGCACCGCGGCGCCGTACCGGCACTTCGCCGACCGCGACGCGCTGCTCGCGACGGTCGCCGAGCAGGGGTACGCCAAGCTCGACACCGCCCTGCGGAGCGCCGCCGGCGGATCTGCCGAACCGGCCGAGCAGCTTCTGCAGATGGGTGTCGCCTACCTGAGCTTCGCGACGGAGAACCCGGCCCTCTTCGGCATCATGTTCCGGCCCCGGCCGGACGGGGAGAACGAGGCGGACACCGCGCCGTTCGAGGTGCTCGTCGATGTCGTCGGATCCGCCCAGCTCGCCGGCTGCCTCCGGGGCGACGTACCGCCGCGGATCCTGGCCCGGACGATCTGGGCCACCGTGCACGGCCTGTCCTCCATCGTCCTGGCCGGCGGCCTGGCGACCCTCAAGCTGGACGACACCCCGCAGCAGCTGGCGATGGACACGCTGCGCACCTTCCTGCGCGAGGAGCCGCGACCGGACCGCTGA
- a CDS encoding class I SAM-dependent methyltransferase gives MTARLAGTVVDGHAAALAGLRCDRVDDDGRQTVLPVRRWHGVAEPVMRRLIDRCAGPVLDVGCGPGRLSAEVAARGLPALGIDTSPRAVRLTRERGAAALCRSVFDRLPGEGRWRHVLLADGNLGIGGDPATLLRRCAGLLRRGGTVVVEVDEPGSGLWRGWSRLHHQRGEGLPFEWARVGLDALPALVTDTPLVIGVVLCDEDRWFAELAPA, from the coding sequence GTGACCGCGCGGCTCGCCGGCACGGTCGTCGACGGGCACGCGGCCGCGCTCGCCGGACTGCGCTGCGACCGGGTCGACGACGACGGCCGGCAGACGGTGCTGCCGGTACGCCGGTGGCACGGGGTCGCCGAGCCGGTGATGCGGCGGCTGATCGACCGGTGCGCCGGGCCGGTCCTCGACGTCGGCTGCGGGCCGGGGCGGCTCAGTGCCGAGGTGGCCGCCCGCGGCCTGCCGGCGCTGGGCATCGACACCTCGCCGCGGGCGGTCCGGTTGACCCGGGAACGTGGGGCGGCGGCGCTGTGCCGCAGCGTCTTCGACCGGCTGCCGGGTGAGGGACGCTGGCGGCATGTCCTGCTCGCCGACGGCAACCTGGGTATCGGCGGGGATCCGGCGACGTTGCTGCGCCGCTGCGCCGGCCTGTTGCGCCGGGGCGGGACGGTGGTGGTCGAGGTCGACGAGCCCGGCAGCGGCCTGTGGCGGGGCTGGTCGCGGCTGCACCACCAGCGCGGCGAGGGCCTGCCGTTCGAGTGGGCCCGGGTCGGCCTGGACGCGCTGCCGGCGTTGGTGACGGACACGCCGCTGGTGATCGGGGTCGTGCTGTGCGACGAGGACCGCTGGTTCGCCGAGCTGGCCCCGGCGTGA
- a CDS encoding glycosyltransferase family 2 protein, whose protein sequence is MTVDVILPCLDEAAALPDVLRRVPAGYRAIVVDNGSRDGSPEVAARAGATVVVEPRRGYGAAVDAGLRAADADVVCVLDADGSIDPAGLSTLVGLVTGGSADLAVGRRVPVGRGAWPWHARAGNAVLAALMRRRGLPVRDIGPVRAARRDGLLRLDVRDRAFGYPLELLTRAGLAGWRIVERPVPYRPRAAGTSSKVSGSVRGTLRATRDMARVLW, encoded by the coding sequence ATGACCGTGGACGTGATCCTGCCCTGCCTCGACGAGGCGGCGGCGCTGCCGGACGTGCTGCGCCGGGTGCCCGCGGGCTACCGGGCGATCGTGGTCGACAACGGTTCCCGGGACGGGTCGCCGGAGGTGGCCGCCCGGGCGGGCGCGACGGTGGTCGTCGAACCGAGGCGCGGCTACGGTGCCGCGGTGGACGCCGGCCTGCGGGCCGCCGACGCCGATGTCGTCTGCGTGCTCGACGCCGACGGCTCGATCGATCCGGCGGGGTTGTCGACGCTGGTGGGCCTGGTGACCGGGGGTTCCGCCGATCTGGCGGTCGGCCGTCGGGTGCCGGTCGGGCGGGGTGCCTGGCCGTGGCACGCCCGGGCCGGGAACGCGGTGCTCGCGGCGCTGATGCGGCGGCGGGGGCTGCCGGTGCGGGACATCGGTCCGGTACGGGCGGCACGTCGCGACGGGCTGTTGCGCCTGGACGTACGCGACCGGGCGTTCGGGTATCCGCTGGAGTTGCTGACCCGGGCGGGGCTGGCCGGCTGGCGGATCGTGGAGCGGCCGGTGCCGTACCGTCCGCGGGCGGCCGGCACGAGTTCGAAGGTCTCCGGTTCGGTGCGGGGCACCCTGCGGGCGACGCGCGACATGGCGCGGGTGCTGTGGTGA
- a CDS encoding SDR family oxidoreductase, translated as MIDPGLTGRVALVTGSNSPLGIGAAISRALAVQGVTVALAFRPTPTPEPAGAGAEVPGPARYAAATASDGRTVLDEVRRTGVPAEIFDVDLADPAACVGLFDRVEAALGPVEILVNNAAYSAPDTFVPDRDQLFHRDSPVLDAAGLDAHLAVNTRAPALLMAEFHRRHLARGADRGRIVNISTDAAPQFPGEVSYGASKYALESLSRSAAQELGPAGITVNTVAPGPIQSGWISDDMLDLCAANPLGRIGQPDDVADIVVFLASDQARWVTGQIIYAGGGKRMY; from the coding sequence ATGATCGACCCCGGTCTCACCGGGCGCGTCGCCCTGGTCACCGGCTCCAACAGCCCGCTCGGCATCGGCGCGGCGATCAGCCGTGCCCTCGCCGTGCAGGGCGTGACCGTCGCGCTGGCCTTCCGACCGACACCCACCCCCGAACCGGCCGGTGCCGGCGCCGAGGTGCCCGGCCCCGCGCGGTACGCGGCCGCGACCGCGAGCGACGGCCGGACCGTCCTCGACGAGGTACGCCGCACCGGCGTACCCGCCGAGATCTTCGACGTCGACCTGGCCGACCCGGCTGCCTGCGTCGGCCTGTTCGACCGGGTCGAGGCGGCACTCGGCCCGGTGGAGATCCTGGTCAACAATGCCGCGTACAGCGCGCCCGACACCTTCGTACCCGACCGCGACCAGCTGTTCCACCGGGACAGCCCGGTGCTCGACGCGGCCGGACTCGACGCCCACCTCGCGGTCAACACCCGGGCACCGGCGCTGCTGATGGCCGAGTTCCACCGCCGGCACCTGGCGCGGGGAGCGGATCGCGGCCGGATCGTCAACATCAGCACCGACGCGGCGCCGCAGTTCCCCGGCGAGGTCTCGTACGGCGCCTCCAAGTACGCCCTGGAGAGCCTGAGCCGGTCCGCCGCGCAGGAACTCGGCCCGGCGGGCATCACGGTCAACACCGTCGCCCCCGGCCCGATCCAGAGCGGCTGGATCAGCGACGACATGCTGGACCTGTGCGCCGCGAACCCGCTGGGCCGGATCGGCCAGCCGGACGACGTCGCCGACATCGTCGTCTTCCTCGCCTCCGACCAGGCCCGGTGGGTCACCGGGCAGATCATCTACGCCGGCGGCGGCAAACGGATGTACTGA
- a CDS encoding NAD-dependent epimerase/dehydratase family protein, translating into MTRVLVTGAAGFIGGHVTRALLAAGHDVTALDAGHPAAHRGAPPATVGDVPVRAADLRDAGAVRDALTGVDAVVHQAAMVGMGVDLDDLPEYVGCNDLGTAVLLAQMARAGVRRMVLASSMVVYGEGGYACAAHGPVRPEPRRTADLEAGRFEPTCPRCAADLTPTLVDEEARLEPRSVYAATKLAQEHLCAVWTAACPGSVVALRYHNVYGPGMPRDTPYSGVAAIFRSALADGRAPRVFEDGRQRRDFVHVTDVAAANVAALAAGRPGFRAYNVASGSPTTIGAVATALARTTGGPAPEVTGGFRAGDVRHVVASPARAAAELGFRAAVDPATGLTDFAAAPLRP; encoded by the coding sequence GTGACCCGAGTCCTCGTGACCGGTGCCGCCGGCTTCATCGGCGGCCACGTCACCCGCGCGCTGCTCGCCGCCGGCCACGACGTCACCGCCCTGGACGCCGGCCATCCGGCCGCCCACCGTGGCGCCCCGCCGGCCACCGTCGGCGACGTCCCGGTCCGCGCCGCCGACCTGCGCGACGCGGGTGCGGTACGGGACGCGCTCACCGGCGTCGACGCCGTCGTGCACCAGGCCGCCATGGTCGGCATGGGCGTGGACCTCGACGACCTGCCCGAGTACGTCGGCTGCAACGACCTCGGCACGGCCGTCCTGCTCGCCCAGATGGCCCGGGCCGGGGTACGACGGATGGTGCTCGCCAGTTCCATGGTCGTCTACGGCGAGGGCGGGTACGCCTGTGCCGCCCACGGCCCGGTGCGACCCGAGCCCCGCCGGACCGCCGACCTCGAAGCCGGCCGGTTCGAACCCACCTGCCCGCGGTGCGCCGCCGACCTCACCCCGACGCTCGTCGACGAGGAGGCCCGGCTCGAACCCCGCAGTGTCTACGCCGCCACCAAACTCGCCCAGGAACACCTGTGCGCCGTCTGGACGGCCGCCTGCCCCGGCAGTGTCGTCGCACTGCGTTACCACAACGTCTACGGGCCGGGAATGCCGCGGGACACGCCGTACAGCGGGGTGGCGGCGATCTTCCGGTCGGCGCTGGCCGACGGCCGGGCACCGCGCGTCTTCGAGGACGGCCGGCAGCGCCGCGACTTCGTGCACGTCACCGACGTGGCGGCGGCGAACGTGGCGGCCCTCGCGGCCGGCCGGCCCGGGTTCCGGGCGTACAACGTGGCCTCCGGCTCGCCGACCACGATCGGGGCGGTCGCGACGGCGCTCGCCCGGACGACCGGCGGCCCCGCTCCCGAGGTGACCGGCGGGTTCCGGGCCGGCGACGTACGCCACGTGGTCGCCTCGCCCGCCCGGGCCGCCGCCGAACTCGGCTTCCGGGCCGCCGTCGACCCCGCCACCGGGCTGACCGACTTCGCCGCCGCTCCCCTGCGCCCCTGA
- a CDS encoding DUF2306 domain-containing protein, with the protein MPDATLTAPPAVATPSRSRSRAGWIVVTLTSLAVAGYSLALYAQGTLEAMAEAEIGLADNYASAPGPVQAAFFAHVVTGSLALLLGPWQFFRRPRGRHRPVHRRIGRAYLLSVGLATLTALVMAPFNSAGMVGFFGFGSLAVLWGLTAWRGYRAARRRDFAAHEAWMIRNFALTYAAPTLRLWLGVLILVQVPFATPGTDFQALFDNAYHAVPFLCWLPNLVVAEWLVRRRGLPSAGNLAGSVG; encoded by the coding sequence ATGCCCGACGCCACCCTCACCGCCCCGCCAGCGGTGGCCACCCCCAGCCGGTCACGGTCCCGGGCCGGCTGGATCGTGGTCACCCTCACCTCGCTCGCCGTCGCCGGCTACTCCCTGGCCCTGTACGCCCAGGGCACCCTCGAAGCGATGGCCGAAGCCGAGATCGGGCTCGCCGACAACTACGCGTCGGCGCCGGGACCGGTCCAGGCCGCCTTCTTCGCGCACGTCGTCACCGGCTCACTCGCGCTGCTGCTCGGCCCGTGGCAGTTCTTCCGCCGGCCACGCGGGCGGCACCGGCCCGTCCACCGCCGGATCGGTCGCGCCTACCTGCTGTCGGTCGGGCTGGCCACCCTGACCGCCCTGGTCATGGCCCCGTTCAACTCGGCCGGCATGGTCGGCTTCTTCGGATTCGGCAGCCTCGCCGTCCTCTGGGGACTCACCGCCTGGCGCGGCTACCGGGCGGCCCGTCGCCGGGACTTCGCCGCACACGAGGCCTGGATGATCCGCAACTTCGCGCTGACGTACGCCGCTCCGACCCTGCGGCTGTGGCTGGGCGTACTGATCCTGGTGCAGGTGCCCTTCGCCACCCCCGGCACCGACTTCCAGGCACTGTTCGACAACGCCTACCACGCGGTGCCGTTCCTCTGCTGGCTGCCGAACCTCGTCGTCGCCGAGTGGCTGGTCAGGCGGCGTGGGCTGCCGTCGGCCGGGAATCTGGCAGGATCGGTCGGATGA